Below is a window of Caballeronia insecticola DNA.
ATTTGCAAAGCCTGCTTCTTGCGCATTTTTCGCCACTCTTTGCGCCGCAACGGATCGCGGTTCATGGCATGTATTTCGCTAAATTCAGGCATGCCGGAAGGTAAGAACTACCGTTTGCCGAACGAACGTTCAATTTCTACGATTATTTCATTCCGCGATAATCGTTATACCGGCGAGCCGATTACTTTATTCCCGATTAGTGCAGATGCGGGAATAGTTACCTTGGATTATGTCGTCAAGATGGCACTCGATAGTTCATTCAGACGCGGCGAAGTATCCGAAACGCAACAAGACGGTGAAGACACGGACGAATTCATGCGCGCGCGGGCTCCCGCGATACGCACGACCGGTTCCGGCATCAGCGTGACGCTATGGGACGAGGTCGAACCCTGCGTTCCCCGCACGACGACACCGCTCGCCGACGACTCGCCGGAGACGTGACCCGACGCGGGCCGGACATGGCTCGCGCAGGTGTGTCGGTTAGAATCGAGACCCCGGCGGCGCCTGCGCGCACGCCCGTCCTTCGAATTCAACCCTTCACATGACGACGCTGACTCTGATCGTCGCCCGCGCGCGCAATGGCGTGATCGGACGCGATAACCAACTGCCCTGGCGCCTGCCCGAAGACCTCGCGTTCTTCAAGCGCACGACAATGGGCGCGCCCATCGTCATGGGACGCAAGACGCACGAATCGATCGGCCGGCCGCTGCCGGGGCGGCGCAATATCGTCGTCTCGCGAGACGCCACGCGGCGCTACGAAGGCTGCGACGTGGTGACGAGCCTCGACGCGGCGCTCGCGCTCGAACCAGCGAACGAAGCATTTCTGATCGGCGGCGCGCAGTTGTATCGCGACGCCATCGCGCGCGCGGACAAGATGATCGTCACCGAGATCGACGCCGATTTCGACGGCGACACGCACTTTCCCGCGCCCGATCCCGCGCACTGGCGCGAAGTGTCGCGCGAGCCGCATCGCGCGGCGGCGCCGAACACGTTCGACTTCGCGTTCGTGACGTACGAGCGCATCGGCGCGTCGGAATAAAAAAAGCCCCGGTGCTCCGGGGCTTTGTCGCTTTTGGCGGGTTCGACTCACTGTCCCGCTATGGTCATCCGCTCGATCAATACCGAGCCGATTTCCTTCGTGCCGCGCACGACGGTATCCGCGCCGATCGCCTCGATATGGCGGAACATCTCCTGCAACGTGCTCGCCACCGTGATTTCCTCGACAGCGTGCTGGATCTTGCCGTTCTCGACCCAGAAGCCCGACGCGCCGCGCGAGTAATCGCCCGTCACGTAGTTCACGCCCTGTCCCATCAGTTCAGTCAGCAGCAGGCCGGTGCCGAGTTTCTTGAGCATTGCCTCGAAGTCGTCTTCGGGCTTCGTGTGCGTGCTTTTCATCGTCAGATTGTGCGAGCCGCCCGCGTTGCCGGTCGTCTTCATGCCGAGCTTGCGCGCCGAATACGTCGACAGGAAATAGCCCTGCACGACGCCGTCCTCGACCACGTTGCGCCGCTGCGTGCGCACGCCTTCCTCGTCGAACGGCGCGCTGCCCATGCCGCCCTTCACGTGCGGATCCTCGACGATCTGAATATGCGGCGCGAACACCGGCTTGCCGAGGCTGTCGACGAGAAAAGTGGTCTTGCGATACAGCGCGCCGCCGCTCACCGACTGCACGAACGCACCGAGGATGCCCGCCGCGAGCGGCGCCTCGAAGAGCACGCGGCATTTGCGCGTGTCGAGGCTCCGGGCGTTCAGGCGCGCGAGCGCGCGTTCCGCGGCGTAGCGGCCGACCGCTTCCGGCGCGGCGAGACGGGTGGCGTCGCGCTTCGAGGTGTACCAGTCGTCGCGCTGCATGTCGCGGCCGCTCGCCGCGATCGGCGCACACGCGATGTAATGCCGCGAATACGGATAGCCCGCAATGAAGCCACGCGACGTGGCGAGCACGAACTGCGAATGCTGCGCCGACACGCTCGCGCCTTCCGAGTTGGTCACGCGCTTGTCGACGGCGAACGCCGCCGCCTCGGCGCGACTCGCGATGTCGGCGGCCTCTTCGGCGTCGATGTCCCACGGATGATAGAGATCGAGATCCTGCGGCGCCTTTTCCAGCAGTTCCTCTTCGGCGAGCCCGGCCGCGCTGTCTTCGGCCGTGAAGCGCGCGATGTTGTACGCGGCGGCGACCGTGTCGCGCAACGCGTCGCGCGTGAAGTCGGCGGTGCTCGCGTTGCCGCGCTTCTGGCCGATGAACACCGTCACGCCGACCATCTTGTCGCGATTGTGCTCGATCGTCTCGACTTCGCCGCGCCGCACGCTCACCGAGAGGCCGTCGCCTTCGGAGATTTCGGTGGCGGCATCGCTCGCGCCGAGTTCCCTGGCGTACCGCAGGATGTCGGAAGCGATCTCCTTCAGCTCGTCCTGCGTATGCGGGAAATAGCGTTGCTTGACGTCCATGTCTGCTGCCATGTTGAGGTGCCTTTGGAAGTCGGGCGGCGCGCGCCCGCACATGTCGTGGTTGCTTCGGGAGTCCCGGCCCGAACCGCTCGCCGTGTGAGCGTCGATCAAGCCGGGAACGGCGTATCTCGCGATCATAGCAAGGACCGCGTTGATTCACCCGCCAAGCTTTGCTGCCGGCACAAGGCCGCGCGCGGCGCCAAGCTACAATGTCGGGATGAACCGTAAAACCCGCATTCAACCGATCGATGCCGGCCGCGACGACGAGCGCGAAGCCGACGAAAACGGCTACGACCGTCCGAGCAAATCCCAGCTGAAGCGCGATATGCACGCGCTGCAGGAGCTGGGCGAGGCCCTCATCGCGCTGCCCAAAGATGCGCTCAAGCGCATGCCGATGCCCGAGAATCTCGGCGACGCCGTGCGCGCGGCGCGCCGCATCACCGATCACGAAGGCAAGCGCCGCCAGGTGCAGTACGTCGGCAAGGTCATGCGCTCGCTGACCGAAGACGAAGTCGGCGCGCTGCGCACGGCGCTCGACACGCAGCGCGGCGTGAACAAGTCCGAAACCGCGCGCCTGCACTGGATCGAGCGCACGCGCGAACAACTGCTCGCCGACGACGCCGCGCTCACCGAATTCATCCGCAAGCATCCGGGCGTCGATCCGCAGGAAGGCCGCACGCTGATCCGCAATGCGCGCCGCGAGCGCGAGCAACAGAAGCCGCCGCGCTATTTCCGCGAGTTGTTCCAGTGGATCAAGAACGCGGCGGGCGCATCCGACGACGAAGACACTGACGATTACGACGAGAATGGCCGTGACGAAACCGACGCGTAATCATCCGGACGAACTGATCGTCGGGCTGGTGTCGATCAGCGATCGCGCCTCGCAGGGCGTCTATGAAGACAAGGGCGTGCCGTCGCTGCAGGAATGGCTGGGCGTTGCGCTCGCTACGCCCTGGCGCGCCGAGACGCGCCTGATTCAGGACGACGCCGCGACCATTTCCGCGACGCTCGTCGATCTCGTCGACACGCACGGCTGCGATCTCGTCCTGACGACGGGCGGCACCGGCCCCGCGCGCCGCGACGTGACGCCCGAAGCGACGCTCGCCGTCGCCACCCGGCCGATGCCCGGCTTCGGTGAGCAAATGCGCCAGATCAGCCTGAATTTCGTGCCGACCGCGATTTTGTCGCGCCAGGTCGCGGTGATCCGGGAAACGGCGGATCACGCCGCGCTGATCATCAACCTGCCAGGACAGCCGAAGTCGATCCGCGAAACGCTCGAAGGGTTGAAAGACGCGGACGGCAAGACGAAGGTGCCCGGCATTTTCGCGGCGGTGCCGTATTGCATCGACCTGATCGGCGGGCCGTATATCGAAACGCGGGCCGAAACGGTCGCCGCGTTCCGGCCGAAAAGCGCGATCCGTCCGCCGAAGAATTAAGCCGCGCCGGCAGCAGGCGCCGACGGAATCAGGAAGTGTTCGCGGTAGTACTTGAGTTCGTCGATCGATTCGTGGATGTCGGCCAGCGCCGTGTGCATCGCGCGCTTCTGGAAGCCCTTGTAGATTGCCGGCTGCCAGCGGCGGCACAGTTCCTTCAGGGTGCTGACATCGAGATTGCGGTAATGGAAGAAGGTCTCCAGTTCCGGCATCCAGCGCGCCATGAAGCGGCGGTCCTGACAGATCGAGTTGCCGCACATCGGCGATTTGCCGGGCGGCACGTACTGACCGAGAAAGTCGCGAATCTGGCGCGTTGCCTCGGCTTCGTCCACCGTCGACGCCTTGACGCGCTCGATCAGTCCCGAGCGGCCGTGCGTGTTGCGGTTCCACTCGTCCATGAGGCCGAGCGTTTCGTCTGATTGATGGATCGCCAGCACCGGCCCTTCCACCATCTTGTCGAGCGTCGAGTTCGTTACGACCACCGCGATCTCGATAATGCGATCGTTGTCGGGTTCGAGACCGGTCATCTCCATGTCGAGCCAGACGAGGTTCATGTCGCTGCGCACGAGCGCGTTTTCCGCGGCGTCGTTTGCTGCGGAGCTGGCGGGTTCAGGGGCGGCGGGAGTGTCGGTCATGAAAGCGGCCTGAGAGAAAGTGACACCGTACGCGGCTGCCATCGATTGGGTTTGATCGATGCGCGTGGGCACGGCCAAGAACCTATAATTCTCGCATAGTTCAATCGGATTCCCGGATGACCCACCTCACACTCGCATTCTCGACGATCTTCGTCGTCGCCCTGGTCGCGATGGTCTCGACCAAGCTCTGGCTCGCGTCGCGCCAGATCCGCTACGTCGCCGCGCATCGCAACGGCGTGCCGGCGCAATTTTCCGGCACGATCCCGCTCGCCGCCCATCAGCGCGCCGCGGACTACACCGTCGAGCGCACGCGCCTCACGATGATCGAAGTCGTGACGAGCGCGGTCGTGCTGGTCGCGCTGACCTTGCTCGGCGGCGTCCAGGCGCTCGATCTCGCCATTTCGGACTGGCTCGGGCGCGGCTATCTCGGGCAGATCGCGCTGGTGGCGTCGGTCGTCGCGATCACGAGCGTCATCGACCTGCCGTTCGACTACATCCGGCATTTTGTGATCGAGGAGAAGTTCGGCTTCAATCGCATGTCGAAGAAGCTGTTTTTCGTCGATCTGGTGAAAGGCACCGTGATCGCCGTCGTGATCGGCGCGCCGCTTCTGCTGCTCACCGTCTGGCTCATGGACCGCGCCGGCACCTTCTGGTGGCTCTGGACGTGGATGGTCTGGGTCGCGTTCCAGTTGCTCGCGATGATCATCTATCCGACTTTCATCGCCCCGCTCTTCAACAAGTTCGAGCCGCTCAAGGACGAAGCGCTCGTCGCGCGCATCACGAGTCTCATGTCGCGCACGGGCTTCGCGGCCAAGGGCCTGTTCGTGATGGACGGCAGCCGCCGCTCCGCGCACGGCAACGCGTACTTCACGGGTTTCGGCGCGGCCAAGCGCATCGTTTTCTTCGACACCTTGCTCGCGCGCCTGTCGGGCAGCGAAATCGAGGCCGTCCTCGCCCACGAACTCGGCCACTTCAAGCGCCGCCACGTGCTCAAGCTGATGATCGTGATGTTCGGCATCAGCCTCGCGATGCTCGCGCTGCTCGGCTGGCTCGTGCAGACAACCTGGTTCTACGAAGGCCTGGGCGTGCGGCCGTCGCTCATCGGCAGCAATAACGGGCTTGCGCTCGTGCTCTTCATGCTGGTGCTGCCGGTATTCATGTTTTTCATCACGCCGCTCGGCAGCCTCACGTCGCGCAAAAACGAATTCGAAGCCGATGCCTTCGCCGCGAGCCAGACCGATCCGAAAGATCTCGTGAACGCGCTCGTGAAACTCTACGAAGACAACGCGTCGACGCTCACGCCCGATCCGATCTACACCGCGTTTTATTACTCGCATCCGCCCGCTTCGCAGCGCATCGACCGTCTGATGCAGCACGCCGCATGACGCGCGGCGCACCGCGAGGCGGCCGCGTATCGGCCAGCGAGCGCCTGACAGGCACGGTGATCGCCGCCCACGGCCGGCACTATCTCGTCATGCCGGAACACGATGCTCCGATGCTCCAGTGCTTCCCGCGCGGCAAGAAAAGCGAAGTGGCTGTCGGCGATCGCGTGTTCTACGAGCAGTCGTCGGCGGATCAGGGGGTGATCGTCGAGATCGGCGAGCGGCGCAATCTGCTGTATCGCTCGGATCAGTTCAAGTCGAAGCTCTTCGCCGCGAACCTCGATCAGTTGCTGATCGTGCTCGCGACCGAACCGCACTTCAGCGAAGACCTGCTCGGGCGCGCATTGATCGCGGCGGAGGCGCACGGGCTGGAATCGCTCATCGTGCTGAACAAGATCGACGTGGAGAGCGCGCTTGCGCTCGCGCGCGAACGTCTCGCGCCGTATCGCGAACTCGGCTATACGGTGATCGAGCTGTCCGCGAAAATGGCGCCGGGCGATGTCCATCCGCAACTCGACGCGCGCCTGAAAGACCGCTCGACGATCCTGCTCGGCCAGTCCGGCATGGGCAAATCGACGCTGGTGAATCTGCTCGTGCCGGATGCGGACGCCGCCACGCGCGAGATTTCATCGGCGCTCAACAGCGGCCGTCACACGACCACCTTCACGCGCCTCTACTACCTGCCCGGCGGCGGCTCGCTGATCGACTCGCCGGGCTTTCAGGAATTCGGGCTGCACCATCTGAGCGAAGGCCAGCTCGAGCGCGCCTTCGCCGATTTCCGGCCGTATCTCGGACATTGCCGCTTCTACAACTGCCATCATCTGCAGGAGCCCGGTTGCGCGGTGCTCGAAGCGGTCGACGGCGGCAAGATCAGGCCCGAGCGTCACGCGCTCTACGCGCAACTCGTGCACGAAGCCAGCCAGATCGTTCGATGAAACGGCTCACGCGCGCGCCCAACCTGATCACGGCGCAGCACTGGGTGAACGTGCTGGCGACGGCGGGCGTGCCGTGCGAGTTGCACAACCGCTATCTGAACGGCGCGATGGGCGAGATTCCGGCGGATCAGTGCGCGCCGGAAATCTGGATCGTCGACGAGCGCGACGAAAGCCTGGCCTTGCGCCTGCTGGAACGCGCGCGAAAAGGGCCGGACGCGAACGCCCGGCCCTGGAAGTGCAAGCAGTGCGGCGAGTGGCTGGAGCCGCAATTCACCGTCTGCTGGCAGTGTCAGACGGCGCGTGATCCGCTCGATGGTTGACTAGGCCAGCCACACGGCGATGGTCAGCATCAGCAGAAGCAGCATCCACAGAATCACCGCACGCCACACGAGCCCGACCGCCGATTGCAGCGTGCGCGGCGTGCAGTCGTCGCCGACGGGCAGCGGGCTCGCTTCGCCGACCGCGAGCGCTTCAACCGACAGCGGCTCGGCCAGCGGTCCGGCAAGACGCGCACCCAGCGCGCCGCTGCCCGCGGCGAGCAGAACGCCTTCGTTGGCGTCCGGCCATTGGCGCGCGTGATTGCGCCACGCGTAGATCGCATCCTCGAAATTACCGACGATCGCAAAGCCGAGCGCCGTGAGACGCGCCGGCACCCAGTCGATGACGAAAAACGCGCGCTGCGCAAACGACGAGAACTCGGCGGTGCGTTCCGGATCCGGCTTCGACCACGCGCGCGCCAGATACTCGGCGATGCGATACAGCACCGCGCCCGCCGGACCGATCGGAATCAGGAACCAGAAGAACACGCCGAACACATGCCGGTGCGACGCGACCACGGCATGAACCAGCGTATGACGCACGATTTCGCTGACGGGCATATCGACGGTATCGAGGCCGGTCCATTCATGCAGGACCTCGCGCGCGCGGGGCACGTCGTCGTTGTTGAGCGCGAGATGGATGTCGGTGAAATAGTGGCTGAACTGCCGGAAACCGAGCGTGAAATAAACGATGACAACGTTCCACAGGAACGCCAGCGCGAAGTTGATCCGGTAGAGCACGTAATAGACGAGCCCGACGACGAGCGTCCACGGCAGCACCACGACCAGCCACGCGACGATGCCGTGCTTCTGCTTGCCGGCATCGAAACCGTGCGCGGTGGATTCCGCGTGATAGTGAAGCAGCGCCGAAATTGGATTGTGCGGCGATAACGCGCGCATCTGCTCAATGACGAGGGCCAGCAATACAGAGAAAAAAGTCATGCGAAGCGCCGAAACAGTCGGTTTAGTTCGAGTTTCGCGTAACGATAGCACAGCGCCTGTTGCGTTTAGCGCGCCAGAGAATTGCGCGTGCCGACGCCCGCGTGCGGACTTTTCGCGCCGCGAGCCTCAAGCAGCGAGGAAGCGGTAGAAATTGCGCAACATACCGGCCGTTGCGCCCCAAATGAAATAAGGAGCCCTTCCTTCACCCGGCGTGTAGGGCATGGCAAAAAAACGACGCTCGCCGCCTTCCCAGCGAAACACGCGCACTTCGTGGTTGGCCGAATCCATCAGCCAGGCAAGCGGCACCTCGAAGATATCGGCCACTTCGCGCGTGTCGGCCTTGAGCGAAAACGGCGGATAGACGAGCGCGACCACCGGCGTCACGCGAAATCCGGTGCCGGTCAGATACTCGGGCATCGCGCCGATAACTTCACAATGCGCGGCGTCGAGCCCGACTTCCTCGCGCGCTTCGCGCAGCGCGGTGGCGGCGGCGTCGGCGTCCTCGGGTTCCCAACGTCCGCCGGGAAAGCTGATCTGTCCCGCATGATCCGACAGATGATCGGCACGCTGCGTGAGCAGCACGGTCAGGCCGCCCTCGCGCACGACGAGCGGCACGAGCACGGCCGCGACGCGCGGATCGCCGCCGATCGCCTTGATGCGCTGCTCGGGCGCTTCCTGCGTCCATTCGAGCGTCTGCCCGAAGCGCGCGCGCAGTCCTTCGGGCGTGAGCCGCGCGGGCGGGATAGGTGGCAGCGATGCACCCGTGGAGAGCACGGGCATGCGTTCGGGTTCGAGAATGCGCGGGGTCGAGGTCTTGCCGGTGGACACGGGTAGGCAGCGTGGATGTCGAAGATACGATTTGAACACACCAAAGAAAAAAGCACCCGCAAGGGGTGCTTTTTCCGGTGCGACGCTGCGTTGGAATTTACTCCGCTGCGGCTGCGCGATCCTTCGTGAACAGCTTTTCTTTGATTCGAGCCGACTTGCCCGAACGCTCGCGCAGGTAGTAAAGCTTCGCGCGGCGAACGTCACCACGGCGCTTCACGACGATGCTCGCGAGCAGCGGCGAGTAAGTCTGAAACGTACGCTCGACGCCTTCGCCCGACGAAATCTTGCGGACGATGAAGTTCGAGTTCAGGCCACGGTTACGCTTGGCGATGACGACGCCTTCGTAAGCCTGAACACGCTTACGCGTACCTTCGACGACGTTCACGTTGACGATGACGGTATCGCCCGGCGCGAAGTCGGGGATGGTCTTCTCGCCCAGAACGCGTGCGATCTCTTCCTTCTCGAGTTGCTCAATCAGATTCATTACTGACTCCTTGTGCCATCTTGCCGGAGTTGCGTGCCTCGAATGTCGTTGAGGCCCCGGTAGAGGATGGGTTTGCTTCAGGCGCCGAGGTTCAGACGGCGCCCCCATTGTCCCGCTTGTCGGCTCGAAACCTATGCGGGTTTCGACGCTTCCTTCGCGAGTTCTGCGAGCCATGCCTCGTCGGCACGGCTCAACATCTTGTTCTTGCGCGCCCGGCCGATCAGGTCGGGCCGCTTGGCGAACGTGTTGCGCAAGGCTTCGCGCCTGCGCCACGCGTCGATTTCCTTGTGATGGCCGCCGAGCAGCACATCGGGAACGCGCACGCCTTCGTATTCTTCCGGCCGCGTGTAGTGCGGACAATCGAGCAATATGTCGACGAAACTGTCCTGCACCGCCGACTGCGCGTCATTCAGCACGCCGGGCAACTGGCGGACCACTGCATCCATCAGCGCCATGGCCGGCAGTTCTCCGCCGGACAGCACGAAGTCGCCGAGGCTCACTTCTTCGTCTACTTCGCGGTCGAGCAGGCGTTGATCGATCGCTTCGTAACGGCCGCACAGCAGCACGAGACCGGGTTCCTGCACGAAACGCATCACGCGCTCGTGGTCCAGCTTCGCACCTTGCGGCGACATCATCACGACGCGCGTCGATGCGATACC
It encodes the following:
- the rsgA gene encoding ribosome small subunit-dependent GTPase A, yielding MTRGAPRGGRVSASERLTGTVIAAHGRHYLVMPEHDAPMLQCFPRGKKSEVAVGDRVFYEQSSADQGVIVEIGERRNLLYRSDQFKSKLFAANLDQLLIVLATEPHFSEDLLGRALIAAEAHGLESLIVLNKIDVESALALARERLAPYRELGYTVIELSAKMAPGDVHPQLDARLKDRSTILLGQSGMGKSTLVNLLVPDADAATREISSALNSGRHTTTFTRLYYLPGGGSLIDSPGFQEFGLHHLSEGQLERAFADFRPYLGHCRFYNCHHLQEPGCAVLEAVDGGKIRPERHALYAQLVHEASQIVR
- a CDS encoding CoA pyrophosphatase, which encodes MPVLSTGASLPPIPPARLTPEGLRARFGQTLEWTQEAPEQRIKAIGGDPRVAAVLVPLVVREGGLTVLLTQRADHLSDHAGQISFPGGRWEPEDADAAATALREAREEVGLDAAHCEVIGAMPEYLTGTGFRVTPVVALVYPPFSLKADTREVADIFEVPLAWLMDSANHEVRVFRWEGGERRFFAMPYTPGEGRAPYFIWGATAGMLRNFYRFLAA
- the orn gene encoding oligoribonuclease; its protein translation is MNLVWLDMEMTGLEPDNDRIIEIAVVVTNSTLDKMVEGPVLAIHQSDETLGLMDEWNRNTHGRSGLIERVKASTVDEAEATRQIRDFLGQYVPPGKSPMCGNSICQDRRFMARWMPELETFFHYRNLDVSTLKELCRRWQPAIYKGFQKRAMHTALADIHESIDELKYYREHFLIPSAPAAGAA
- the pmbA gene encoding metalloprotease PmbA, which produces MAADMDVKQRYFPHTQDELKEIASDILRYARELGASDAATEISEGDGLSVSVRRGEVETIEHNRDKMVGVTVFIGQKRGNASTADFTRDALRDTVAAAYNIARFTAEDSAAGLAEEELLEKAPQDLDLYHPWDIDAEEAADIASRAEAAAFAVDKRVTNSEGASVSAQHSQFVLATSRGFIAGYPYSRHYIACAPIAASGRDMQRDDWYTSKRDATRLAAPEAVGRYAAERALARLNARSLDTRKCRVLFEAPLAAGILGAFVQSVSGGALYRKTTFLVDSLGKPVFAPHIQIVEDPHVKGGMGSAPFDEEGVRTQRRNVVEDGVVQGYFLSTYSARKLGMKTTGNAGGSHNLTMKSTHTKPEDDFEAMLKKLGTGLLLTELMGQGVNYVTGDYSRGASGFWVENGKIQHAVEEITVASTLQEMFRHIEAIGADTVVRGTKEIGSVLIERMTIAGQ
- a CDS encoding putative signal transducing protein, with the translated sequence MKRLTRAPNLITAQHWVNVLATAGVPCELHNRYLNGAMGEIPADQCAPEIWIVDERDESLALRLLERARKGPDANARPWKCKQCGEWLEPQFTVCWQCQTARDPLDG
- a CDS encoding dihydrofolate reductase is translated as MTTLTLIVARARNGVIGRDNQLPWRLPEDLAFFKRTTMGAPIVMGRKTHESIGRPLPGRRNIVVSRDATRRYEGCDVVTSLDAALALEPANEAFLIGGAQLYRDAIARADKMIVTEIDADFDGDTHFPAPDPAHWREVSREPHRAAAPNTFDFAFVTYERIGASE
- a CDS encoding M48 family metallopeptidase, with amino-acid sequence MTHLTLAFSTIFVVALVAMVSTKLWLASRQIRYVAAHRNGVPAQFSGTIPLAAHQRAADYTVERTRLTMIEVVTSAVVLVALTLLGGVQALDLAISDWLGRGYLGQIALVASVVAITSVIDLPFDYIRHFVIEEKFGFNRMSKKLFFVDLVKGTVIAVVIGAPLLLLTVWLMDRAGTFWWLWTWMVWVAFQLLAMIIYPTFIAPLFNKFEPLKDEALVARITSLMSRTGFAAKGLFVMDGSRRSAHGNAYFTGFGAAKRIVFFDTLLARLSGSEIEAVLAHELGHFKRRHVLKLMIVMFGISLAMLALLGWLVQTTWFYEGLGVRPSLIGSNNGLALVLFMLVLPVFMFFITPLGSLTSRKNEFEADAFAASQTDPKDLVNALVKLYEDNASTLTPDPIYTAFYYSHPPASQRIDRLMQHAA
- a CDS encoding CobD/CbiB family protein produces the protein MTFFSVLLALVIEQMRALSPHNPISALLHYHAESTAHGFDAGKQKHGIVAWLVVVLPWTLVVGLVYYVLYRINFALAFLWNVVIVYFTLGFRQFSHYFTDIHLALNNDDVPRAREVLHEWTGLDTVDMPVSEIVRHTLVHAVVASHRHVFGVFFWFLIPIGPAGAVLYRIAEYLARAWSKPDPERTAEFSSFAQRAFFVIDWVPARLTALGFAIVGNFEDAIYAWRNHARQWPDANEGVLLAAGSGALGARLAGPLAEPLSVEALAVGEASPLPVGDDCTPRTLQSAVGLVWRAVILWMLLLLMLTIAVWLA
- the trmD gene encoding tRNA (guanosine(37)-N1)-methyltransferase TrmD is translated as MQFDVVTLFPEMFRALTDWGITSRAVKQERFGLRTWNPRDFTTDNYRTVDDRPYGGGPGMVMLARPLEDAIHAAKAAQREQGIASTRVVMMSPQGAKLDHERVMRFVQEPGLVLLCGRYEAIDQRLLDREVDEEVSLGDFVLSGGELPAMALMDAVVRQLPGVLNDAQSAVQDSFVDILLDCPHYTRPEEYEGVRVPDVLLGGHHKEIDAWRRREALRNTFAKRPDLIGRARKNKMLSRADEAWLAELAKEASKPA
- the yjgA gene encoding ribosome biogenesis factor YjgA; the protein is MNRKTRIQPIDAGRDDEREADENGYDRPSKSQLKRDMHALQELGEALIALPKDALKRMPMPENLGDAVRAARRITDHEGKRRQVQYVGKVMRSLTEDEVGALRTALDTQRGVNKSETARLHWIERTREQLLADDAALTEFIRKHPGVDPQEGRTLIRNARREREQQKPPRYFRELFQWIKNAAGASDDEDTDDYDENGRDETDA
- the mog gene encoding molybdopterin adenylyltransferase, whose protein sequence is MAVTKPTRNHPDELIVGLVSISDRASQGVYEDKGVPSLQEWLGVALATPWRAETRLIQDDAATISATLVDLVDTHGCDLVLTTGGTGPARRDVTPEATLAVATRPMPGFGEQMRQISLNFVPTAILSRQVAVIRETADHAALIINLPGQPKSIRETLEGLKDADGKTKVPGIFAAVPYCIDLIGGPYIETRAETVAAFRPKSAIRPPKN
- the rplS gene encoding 50S ribosomal protein L19 codes for the protein MNLIEQLEKEEIARVLGEKTIPDFAPGDTVIVNVNVVEGTRKRVQAYEGVVIAKRNRGLNSNFIVRKISSGEGVERTFQTYSPLLASIVVKRRGDVRRAKLYYLRERSGKSARIKEKLFTKDRAAAAE